Within the Populus trichocarpa isolate Nisqually-1 chromosome 14, P.trichocarpa_v4.1, whole genome shotgun sequence genome, the region AAAGATCCTAAGAAACAAACCCTTACAAGTAAACTTGGTTACTTGCTACCTAGgtgaaacaataatatttttttttatttttaaaaattatttttgacaccagcacattaaaatgataaaaaaataaaaatttttacgACAGTGAAATTTATTTAGGTATAATGTGTAATTAAGATGACCAAGGGGAGGAGCGTTTTAGTGTTTTCAcgttatcttttctattttttattcaaaaaattgcTGGTGCGTGTTCCACACAGCTCAGTTAGTGGGCGGCGCTCACGCCATTAAAGAGGCAAGCGAGATGCCTCTCGATGGCCAAATCTAGCCATTCGATGTCTAGATAGATGCGCAAAGATGTCATCTTCCACATGGTACGACGCGTGTAGACATATCATGGTTGAATTGACGCCGATGATTGATTATTtgcgttttttctttcttttctctctcctgacaACTAAAGCGCactattattttctatttgtttattgTCTGCTTGGGCCTGAAAAGGATTGCTGGACCTAAGCTACCTGGGTCTAGGTATCATGTGAGACTCAAGGttcttgggtctggcaactATGTTTAGTGCCAGATCTGGACGCGAGCTGCAACCATATTTGGTGTCAAcccatgaaatttaaaacattctctatatttttaatatttttttaaatttagaaaaaaataatattgattcaATGCGGAGTGCAAATCAATATACTAGTGGAAGTTAAAGTAGGCGAGATGGTCAAACCgaaaaagcaaaaagcaaatGCATACTTGGCTTTAATCCTTTCAATTTAAACAACAAATCTTTTTCAAACGTTAGCAATGACAAGATATTTGTTCAAAAAGCATTTGATCCTTCCAATTTTGCAACATAGCTTTTGTGAATGCATGTCTAGTAAGCTCCTTCCTTGAAGGTAGATATGATGAATTTCCATCCAGCTTCGTGGAAGTGCATGTTAGGTTCCATCCTTTTCTATATTGTCTTGATGTAAATGTCATAAAATATATCCAGCAAGCTTTATGTATATCATTGCCAAGTGAATCCCCCATAcgtttgtttttaagtttttctaaCACAAAATATTAAAGCGTATACATAAGTATTTGTTGCTACGTAATAATATTGATCGATGGGATCTAATAGACTTacaaattttcaacaaaaagtGGTTTCAGACATAAATGATAAACaattatattgttaattttcagacgtaaaacaataaataaataaagtaggAAAGAGAAGTCATCGTGGATGGACCATGGAATGATTATAACAATCATCCTAATATTCACTTTAAGATTTTATTCTGTCTTAGTTAATATTGTTTATGGGTGtcaaactttattattattattattattattattattattaaatactcTAACAGTgaaagatttatattattattgtgtttatttttgcattttattcaatttcattaattaggtgacctttttcaataaaaataatggtaataaataaaaaatagacaacaCCTTCAAGATGAGAAACAATATTTCtcctttaaaatataaagaataacaTAGAAAATAGAATTAGTTTGAATAcgattttcattttgttatttttcttcaaatataaaacaatgcAATATGAACATATTTTCAGGTTGAAAAATATtcgaaagtgtttttttaatttttattttaaataaaatgaaaataaaaaggaataattatatattgtttttactaAACAATCCCTAAGGTCTTGTGAATTcgtttttctaagtttttttttcctaaggaATGTAATCCCgtcaatattgaataataagcATATGCTCTGTATTGTAGTCTCACCTACTTCCCATTAAACAGTTCCAATTTGCAATTATTGATggcttaatattttaataatgtcAGATTGGGCCAAACTTAAAGGACCTGGgctgtgaagaaaaaaaagtatgacAGGCGGATGGGCTGACTAGACAAGTTGCCCAACCGACCAGCAAAAGTGAGAGCAGGCAAGTTGGGCCGAAGGACCAAACCTTACCGCAAGAAAAAGAATAGGGTCTGGCTAAGTTCGGCCACATGGCCTAACTGGATAGATGATTGGGCCAAAGGCCCAACCATCCAAAAAAACCCAGGTTGTTAATATCGATATTATActaatcttattaatttttttattaatttttatagtgtttttctaaaaaacgaTTTGCTAACCAATCATTTTAATTAGTGAACTAATGCGTTTTAAaggggtgaaaaaaaaacataaaatattcagTGGGAAATTATTGTAGAAACACTGCTATAATTATTAACGAATACtgtaatgaaaaacaaattaaaaaaaaaaacacaaaatttaacacgacttaacttttattttttaccaagtcAAAATAAGatcacataatatatatttatagtaaaTCTTAGATCGTCCAGTAAAAACCTAGCCACTCATTAACTCCTTGTCAGATGGGGAGACAACATCCATGAACTCCTTATCAGATTCTAAAGCGGACATTTCATCAGGGGAGAGGCAAATCTCTAACTCTATACTTCCTCCACCTTCATGTCCAGGATAAGCTGACGCTTTCCCGCTGAACTTATGTGCATATCCACTGCGAAGTGCCAAAGCCTTCCCCAGTCCAAATTCATTCCCATACTTGTTGAATCTTGGTGAGCTCCCCATCATCACACTATGGGGATCAAACAACTTGCCTATCTGGTAAATAAACCGAGACTTTAACCACAAGTTGAGAAACTCCCTTGCCTTTTCATCACTGTGGCTCACCACAGCTTGATGTAACTGCCATGCTGCCCATCCAAGATTCTGCTCCAGCAACTCACCTACGGTTGAAACCCCAGCTTTCAGTGCCTGAATTGAGTTTCCAAAGTAGTCAGGAGATAATGGTGGATTCAATCTTGAACGATTATTGATAGCCATTCTGCAACAGGTTACTTGATCATGAGGTAGATTGCGTGCGCGTGTTATGCATCTCCAAACAAGAGCAGACAGGGACTGGAAAGATGAAATCTTGTTGGTGTTGGACTCTGCGTTGGCTTTTGCTTTGAGTCTTGCAATAGATTCTGATGAGAAGTGAAACATCCTTTCCTTGAGTAAAGGTGCTTCAAACGGGCTTAAGAATTGGTCATGGTGGGTGAAAGGAAGACTCAGTGCTGGACCATGACCATCAGGAAACCAGCGGTTGAGAACAGGCGGGCGCGATATCGAGACATCGTCTCCTTTCCCTTGAAAGATTTCAGACCACATATTAAAGAAATGCCAGAAAGAGGATCCATCAACGATACTGTGATTAACGGAACATCCGATGAAGATGCCATCAATTAGCTCTGTCACTTGAATTGTCAGCAAAGATTTGGTGTGACCATCATGGTTGAGGGCTCTATCATGGTCGAAGAATGACTGAACAACCAATGGCACATAAGTAGGTGAAAGAACATCTGATGCAGTGAGGTCAACTGTTGCATAGGTAAATCTAGCTCCTGGACTGTTATTGCAGTCCACGAAGACCACATAGGAAGGCGGGTTCTCACTCTTCGATGTTGCAAGGCGTCCGGCTAGCGGGTAGAAATGAAcgagagtgagagagagggaCTGCTTTAGATCTTCCAAGAAATCCATGATCTTGAAACCCTGttgattttctgtttttggtggttTGGCAAAGAGAAGCCCCTTTTGAATATATTGAACAGAAAGCATAACAAGATCCCATGGTGCCAAATAATAAGGTTGTCTTGCTTCTTCTACGATGTGTTTGGGCTTGATAAAGCACTCTGAGATGGGCGTGACAGTAAGAGGATTCATTGCGACAAGGATCCTCGTCTGCCTATCTTGCTCTCTTTAGATTTACAGCTTCAGCTTTTATAGCCGTCGCTAGGCGAGCCTGTTTGACACCGTACTACTTactatttttcaaagttttttttttcaaaaatatatattacatcaaaaaaatttaaaaacaccaataaaaaaatatatttgttcattTCCACCGCAAACAttggtattaaaaaaacattgatgttcCTGGCAATTCCTTTTTGGAAACCTTTTTGTTTAACGAATACAACCCGGTCAACATTGAACAAGTTAGCGTATGCTCTGTGCTATAGTTTCACCTACCACCCATTTGACAATTCCGCTGTGGTTGGTTGTTGATCATaatcacaaaaaattaaaaaatattttaaaagacataGTGATTTATTGTGCTATATTCGTTGTAGAATATagctatttcttcttttgttttttttattattaatttaatcctcCAATCAAAGAATTATTcttccctctaatttattttgatttttattttcatcttttttttaattgctattttttattttagattctttcgtgtaattaatttttttctaattttatcattcgacATTTGATTAGTTGAGGATTGTACTTCTCGATTTTTTCATATACAGTGCTTCCGATCTAATGATCCTTGTTATgagttttaaaagttatttatcGCGTAGTTTCAAACTCGACCCCGAGGTCAACCCATTGCAAGTCGCTGGTCAGGTGTGTTGACCGGCATTAACCCTATTAGGTGGGTTgaactgggttaacctgagacaatctaattttttaattttataaaaataacatcatttaaaaagaaGGTCAACGGGTTTTGACTATATTTTTCCAAGGTTAATTGGGttgcagacaactcaatttttttattgtatcataCCAtgtcattttttctctctatttttgttgaaacCCCGGCGTAGACCTTGGGTCACGTGTCAAATTGtcaagttgggttttaaaatagtaatttgtCAGGTTATCTAGATCTCATTACTTGAGTCATAGGTTTTGCCGGCTTTTTATTACCCAAGTTACATGTTTATCACACAACCTCGAGTTTACTCAAAccaagttgttttgtttttttttttttaaatccaatcaCACTCTTtcaaagtgtttgtttttttcaagttattatggcatttgtttttttaaaaattatccgCTTATCattaccaatatttttttttatcatttcattaaattaaaactaactTCTTCAACCCTACCGGAGCTACAATCCGAGtggtttcattttcttattcttttgatgcGTGTGAGTACTGGAACCTAGATATCATTTTTTACACACACAAAAAGTGGATCCGCGATGAAGCCTGGGCTAATTGCTATTTGAAAGCAACagcaaatgaaaaggaaaatcaatgaaataatgTTTAACTAGGTATATAAAATGCTTAGCACCTCTTAATcaccaaaatggaaaaaaaataatgatcccCTAGCAGATGAGGTACCTCCACTCCGGTTGAGCAGTTGCCTCCTTGTATTGTCGTTTTGGAAGCCATTACTTCTGCTCAAAAACAGACTCTGTCATAGAACAGAAAAACATGTTACATCACCAATTTATGCATGAAACGAACTTAAATAAACATTAAGAGTGTGTTGAGTAATAgaatattactatatttttccaggaaaaacaaaaaatgtaacatgaaaaatcaagtttgtgtaattaaaatatagtgttttcataaattagaaaaatgataaggtatttttttatttttttcatgacaaaaataatggcataacttttgattaaggtaaatttcactttttttcatgtaagtttttattttattgaaacgGAATAAAAGAGCAAGTGAAATAATtatctgataaataaaaaaatttaatagagTTTTCCTTCCAAGATTTGGGCAGCAAGAAATTGAATAGAAGCTGCGGCTATAAGCGCTGAAGCTACAAATCTGAAGTGGGCAAGATAAGGAGAAGAGTAACCAACTAGTGCCCTTCTTGCAATGAATCCCACTACTGTCAAACACATCACAGAGTGCTTTCTCAAGCCCAAACACATCGTAGAGGAAGCAAAACAGCCTTATTATTTGTCACCATGGGATCTTGCTATGCTTTCTTCTCACTATATTCAAAAGGGACTTCTCTTTGCCAAACCACCACAAACAGAAAATCAACTGGGCTTCAAGATCATGGATTTCCTGGAAGATCTCAAGCAGTCCCTCTCTCTCACTCTTGTTTATTTCTACCCGCTAGCCGGACGCCTTGCAACATCAAAGAGTGAGAACCCACCTTCCTACGTGGTCTTCGTGGACTGCAATAACAGTCCAGGAGCTAGATTTACCTATGCAACCGTTGACCTCACTGCATCAGATGTTCTTTCACCTACTTATGTGCCATTGGTTGTTCAGTCATTCTTCGACCATGATAGAGCCCTCAACCATGATGGTCACACCAAATCTTTGCTGACAATTCAAGTGACAGAGCTAATTGATGGCATCTTCATCGGATGTTCCGTTAATCACAGTATCGTTGATGGATCCTCTTTCTGGCATTTCTTTAATATGTGGTCTGAAATCTTTCAAGGGAAAGGAAATGATGTCTCCATCTCGCGCCCACCTGTTCTCAACCGCTGGTTTCCTGATGGTCATGGTCCAGCACTGAGTCTTCCTTTCACCCACCATGACCAATTCTTAAGACCGTTTGAAGCACCTTTACTAAAGGAAAGGATGTTTCACTTCTCATCAGAATCAATTGCAAGACTCAAAGCAAAAGCCAACGCAGAGTTCAACACCAACAAGATTTCATCTTTCCAGTCCCTGTCTGCTCTTGTTTGGAGATGCATAACACGCGCACGCAATCTACCTCGTGATCGAGTAACCTGTTGCAGATTGGCTACCAATAATCGGTCAAGATTGAATCCACCATTATCTCCTGACTATTTTGGAAACTCAATTCAGGCACTGAGAGCTGGGGTTGCCACAGCAGGTGAGGTGCTGGAACAGAATCTTGGATGGGCAGCATGGCAATTGCATCAAGCTGTGGGGAACCACAGTGATGAAAAGGCGAGGGAATTTCTCAACTTCTGGCTAAAGTCTCCTTTTATTTACCAGATAGGCAAGTTGTTTGATCCGCATACTGTGATAATGGGGAGCTCACCAAGATTCAACAAGTATGGGAATGAATTTGGACTGGGGAAGGCTTTGGCACTTCGCAGTGGATATGCACATAAGTTCAGCGGGAAAGCATCAGCTTATCCTGGACATGAAGGTGGAGGAAGTATAGACTTGGAGATTTGCCTCTCCCCTGATGAAATGACTGCTATTGAATCTGATAAGGAATTCATGGATGTTGTCTCTCCATCTCCTTGTTAACAGTCCAGCTAGCCGCAGAGTACTTAATTGGCAAAAAAGCTGTGCCAAGCAGATGATCACCatgtctctttttcttttttgctaagaacacaaatcaataatttaCTCTGCATCTGTACTGAAAATGCATTGAAAAGAtttgtgtttttcaattatttcccACAAATAATTTACACCTTCCTCAGGAGCCAAAGCATTCACAGCAAAAATCATTTCCCACTgaataatattttggttttttttcacccCTTTAAAACGTATTAATTCACCAATTAAAATGATTGGTtagcaaatctttttttaaaaaaaatatataattaataaaattttctaacCTAATGGTCAATATGTTTCACTTGGGTTGAAAGCCTATACATAATAGCAAATTATGTGTATAAAATTATGACAatgaatcataaaataatttcattctttatatttttttcgtaAGCCTATGAGTCACTTtacctatattttaaaatttcggtttcaattttcaaattcaaaatggtGTTTTGCTATGAAGAGGAGATGTAGGGTTGAGATTTACTTAGGCTTAGCTAAGGGAATAAAAGATGGAGCTGCAAACGAGAGTAACAGGTTAGGAGTGTCACTtaaccaaaaatataatttaaagaatcaaaataatattattttgattgaattttctaaaaaataaaaattaatggattaaaaattgggttttgacattaattatgaaaaaaataataaattcatttacatgtTATTCTGAAATTTGAACTCAAGAACAGAGGAACAAGCCTTTTTAATCATTGTATCAATATCCTAGAgttcttattttaatattcCAATTAACAATGAGTTAtaacttaattaatattaatatacctTAGACTTCAAGTTCGAATCTCTTCTTGTCCTACTCGCACCCACTGTAAGTATAGCTAGATAAATCATGAACTCGCCGTGATTATTGGTATGGAATAATTAGTTTAAGATTTTATGTACCagattgataaatacaaatgattcaaaaaattgttaaaatggaTAATTAGTTATTTACTGCGGatatttaagataattaaatctatattttcatattttataggATTCTTGCTTAATAAAACTCCATACTTTTACAACAATGATTATGTTTTTATGGGGTCTTAGACCAAATTAACAAGCAGTTCATATTCTCCCCAAATCATCAACGTGCCTCCTTTAATACTAACCTCCCTCAGAGTTAATTATAGCACCACCCTGTACCACCACCAAAAAGAGATAGAAGCCATGAAAGGGAACAGCACGACAGAAGGGAGGAGTTTGACCTTACTTGAAAggtcaatttatttattcaagatTCAACCATTTGGCATTTGAAATGCTGAGGCTGGGATTTCATATCATGAAAAACGAAAAGGAATTAACAGCAATTTGCTTGATAATAAGAAAGAAGATTAGTTGTAATCTCGTGTGATTAACAGGGTATTGGACAGGAGCAAACTTTCTTGCCCACATGGAATTATCAAATGGGAAAGgacataattaaaacaataaaccaTCAACAGTTGCTAATTGGaattatcaaatgggaaggtgGCGAAACTACAATACAGAGCCCTTAAAAGAAGGAATTGACAGgaacttaaatatttatttactacCAAGAAATTGAATAGAAAACTTTAGGCTTAGCTGAGGGAATAAAAGCTGGAGCTGCAAATCTGAAGTGGGCAAGATAGGAAGAAGAGTAAAACAAGTAGTGCCCTTCTTGCAATGAATCCCACTACTGTCACACACATCTCAGAGTACTTTATCAAGCCCAAACACATCGTAGACGAAGCAACACAGCCTTATTATTTGGCACCATGGGAACTTGCTATGCTTTCTTCTCACTATATTCAAAAGGGACTTCTCTTTGCCAAACCACCACAAACAGAAAATCAACTGGGCTTCAAGATCATGGATTTCTTGGAAGATCTCAAGCAGTCCCTCTCTCTCACTCTTGTTCATTTCTACCCGCTAGCCGGACGCCTTGCAACATCAAAGAGTGAGAACCCACCTTCCTACGTGGTCTTCGTGGACTGCAATAACAGTCCAGGAGCTAGATTTACCTATGCAACCGTTGACCTCACTGCATCAGATGTTCTTTCACCTACTTATGTGCCATTGGTTGTTCAGTCATTCTTCGACCATGATAGAGCCCTCAACCATGATGGTCACACCAAATCTTTGCTGACAATTCAAGTGACAGAGCTAATTGATGGCATCTTCATCGGATGTTCCGTTAATCACAGTATCGTTGATGGATCCTCTTTCTGGCATTTCTTTAATATGTGGTCTGAAATCTTTCAAGGGAAAGGAGATGATGTCTCCATCTCGCGCCCACCTGTTCTCAACCGCTGGTTTCCTGATGGTCATGGTCCAGCACTGAGTCTTCCTTTCACCCACCATGACCAATTCTTAAGACCGTTTGAAGCACCTTTACTCAAGGAAAGGATGTTTCACTTCTCATCAGAATCAATTGCAAGACTCAAAGCAAAAGCCAACGCAGAGTTCAACACCAACAAGATTTCATCTTTCCAGTCTCTGTCTGCTCTTGTTTGGAGATGCATAACACGCGCACGCAATCTACCTCGTGATCAAGTAACCTGTTGCAGATTGGCTACCAATAATCGGTCAAGATTGAATCCACCATTATCTCCTGACTACTTTGGATGCTCAATTCAGGCACTGAGAGCTGGGGTTTCCACAGCAGGTGAGGTGCTGGAGCAGAATCTAGGATGGACAGCATGGCAATTGCATCAAGCTGTGGTGAGTCACGGTGATGAAAAGGCAAGGGAATTTCTCAACTTGTGGTTAAAGTCTCCGTTTATTAACCATATAGGCAAGCTGTTTGATCCGCATAGTGTGATGATGGGGAGCTCGCCGAGATTCAACAAGTACGGGAATGAATTTGGGTTGGGCAAGGCTTTGGCACTTCGCAGTGGATATGCACTTAAGTTCAGTGGGAAAGCATCAGCCTATCCTGGACATGAAGGTGGAGGAAGTATAGAGTTGGAGATTTGCCTCTCCCCTGATGAAATGACTGCTATTGAATCTGACAAGGAGTTCATGGATGTTGTCTCTCCGTCTCCTTGTTAACAGTCCTGCTAGCAGCAGAGTACTTAGTTTGCAAAAAAGGCCCAGTTGATTATCATCatgtctctctctgttttttggtttttttttttcaatctcagaACACATAAATAATTTACGTCTTACTCAAGAGCCAAAATCGAACTCTACTCATATAAGGAATTCAACAAACCTCTCTCTCAGAAGTAAGTCTCTCCTCCACATTGAACATCGAACACGACTCCCCCTCCAATAAAGCATCTTCATAATTCGAGTATAATGCCACTACCTTCTTCCTCAATCATGTACGACGAAGAAAACCATGAAAGTGCACATTCACTCAATTTTTGGCTGACAACAATGGGAACTCAACCAGCCATGCCACACTTGTCTCGGTTGAACTTAGCTTCGCTGCCACTTGTTAGGGAGACTTTTAGTAGAAGTTACTTGaactgatatatttttttatttttaaaattatttttgatatagcacattaaaataatttgaaaatattaaaaaatattaatttaaaataaaaacaat harbors:
- the LOC18104863 gene encoding uncharacterized acetyltransferase At3g50280, which translates into the protein MNPLTVTPISECFIKPKHIVEEARQPYYLAPWDLVMLSVQYIQKGLLFAKPPKTENQQGFKIMDFLEDLKQSLSLTLVHFYPLAGRLATSKSENPPSYVVFVDCNNSPGARFTYATVDLTASDVLSPTYVPLVVQSFFDHDRALNHDGHTKSLLTIQVTELIDGIFIGCSVNHSIVDGSSFWHFFNMWSEIFQGKGDDVSISRPPVLNRWFPDGHGPALSLPFTHHDQFLSPFEAPLLKERMFHFSSESIARLKAKANAESNTNKISSFQSLSALVWRCITRARNLPHDQVTCCRMAINNRSRLNPPLSPDYFGNSIQALKAGVSTVGELLEQNLGWAAWQLHQAVVSHSDEKAREFLNLWLKSRFIYQIGKLFDPHSVMMGSSPRFNKYGNEFGLGKALALRSGYAHKFSGKASAYPGHEGGGSIELEICLSPDEMSALESDKEFMDVVSPSDKELMSG
- the LOC112326218 gene encoding uncharacterized acetyltransferase At3g50280-like, which gives rise to MNPTTVKHITECFLKPKHIVEEAKQPYYLSPWDLAMLSSHYIQKGLLFAKPPQTENQLGFKIMDFLEDLKQSLSLTLVYFYPLAGRLATSKSENPPSYVVFVDCNNSPGARFTYATVDLTASDVLSPTYVPLVVQSFFDHDRALNHDGHTKSLLTIQVTELIDGIFIGCSVNHSIVDGSSFWHFFNMWSEIFQGKGNDVSISRPPVLNRWFPDGHGPALSLPFTHHDQFLRPFEAPLLKERMFHFSSESIARLKAKANAEFNTNKISSFQSLSALVWRCITRARNLPRDRVTCCRLATNNRSRLNPPLSPDYFGNSIQALRAGVATAGEVLEQNLGWAAWQLHQAVGNHSDEKAREFLNFWLKSPFIYQIGKLFDPHTVIMGSSPRFNKYGNEFGLGKALALRSGYAHKFSGKASAYPGHEGGGSIDLEICLSPDEMTAIESDKEFMDVVSPSPC
- the LOC112326217 gene encoding uncharacterized acetyltransferase At3g50280, which gives rise to MNPTTVTHISEYFIKPKHIVDEATQPYYLAPWELAMLSSHYIQKGLLFAKPPQTENQLGFKIMDFLEDLKQSLSLTLVHFYPLAGRLATSKSENPPSYVVFVDCNNSPGARFTYATVDLTASDVLSPTYVPLVVQSFFDHDRALNHDGHTKSLLTIQVTELIDGIFIGCSVNHSIVDGSSFWHFFNMWSEIFQGKGDDVSISRPPVLNRWFPDGHGPALSLPFTHHDQFLRPFEAPLLKERMFHFSSESIARLKAKANAEFNTNKISSFQSLSALVWRCITRARNLPRDQVTCCRLATNNRSRLNPPLSPDYFGCSIQALRAGVSTAGEVLEQNLGWTAWQLHQAVVSHGDEKAREFLNLWLKSPFINHIGKLFDPHSVMMGSSPRFNKYGNEFGLGKALALRSGYALKFSGKASAYPGHEGGGSIELEICLSPDEMTAIESDKEFMDVVSPSPC